The Impatiens glandulifera chromosome 3, dImpGla2.1, whole genome shotgun sequence genome contains a region encoding:
- the LOC124932560 gene encoding serine/arginine-rich splicing factor SC35-like isoform X2 has translation MSHFGRSGPPDIKDTFSLLVLNITFRTSADDLFPLFEKYGKVVDVFIPRDRRTGDSRGFAFVRYKYADEAQKAVDKLDGRTVDGREIMVQFAKYGPNAERVHKGRIMEPVSRSRDRSRDRSRSRSPRPRYSRDSHRDRDYRRRSRSRSRSRGRSDRDRNYEREREYRRRSRSRSGSPINHKRRSRSRSLSRSRGSASPRRRSLSPVRSRSPLSKSGSPIVRNGNERSPTPGSVSPNGKKVVSRSPSPRSDADE, from the exons ATGTCGCACTTCGGAAGATCTGGCCCTCCAGATATCAAAGACACATTCTCTCTTCTTGTTCTCAACATTACCTTCC GGACATCGGCGGACGATTTGTTTCCTCTTTTCGAAAAGTATGGAAAAGTTGTCGACGTTTTCATTCCCAGAGATCGAAG gACTGGAGATTCACGTGGGTTTGCATTTGTTCGATATAAGTATGCGGACGAGGCCCAGAAAGCAGTTGACAAGCTTGATG gAAGAACTGTTGATGGAAGGGAAATAATGGTTCAGTTTGCTAAGTATGGTCCAAATGCTGAAAGAGT TCACAAAGGAAGGATAATGGAACCGGTATCAAGATCGCGAGACAGGTCAAGAGACAGGTCAAGAAGCCGAAGCCCTCGTCCAAG GTATAGTAGAGATTCACACAGGGATAGAGATTATCGCAGAAGAAGTCGTAGCAGAAGCAGAAGTAGAGGTAGGTCTGATCGTGACAGGAACTATGAAAGGGAACGAGAATATCGTCGTCGAAGCAGGAGTCGCAGTGGAAGCCCTATTAATCACAAGAGAAGGAGCCGTAGCCGAAGCTTGAGCAGGTCTCGTGGAAG CGCTAGTCCTCGTAGGAGGAGCCTGTCTCCAGTTAGGTCTCGATCACCTTTATCTAAGAGTGGAAGTCCAATTGTTCGTAATGGTAATGAACGTTCTCCTACTCCTGGAAGTGTCTCACCAAATGGTAAAAAGGTGGTTTCGAGAAGCCCATCTCCTCGTTCTGATGCTGAT GAGTGA
- the LOC124932560 gene encoding serine/arginine-rich splicing factor SC35-like isoform X1, with translation MSHFGRSGPPDIKDTFSLLVLNITFRTSADDLFPLFEKYGKVVDVFIPRDRRTGDSRGFAFVRYKYADEAQKAVDKLDGRTVDGREIMVQFAKYGPNAERVHKGRIMEPVSRSRDRSRDRSRSRSPRPRYSRDSHRDRDYRRRSRSRSRSRGRSDRDRNYEREREYRRRSRSRSGSPINHKRRSRSRSLSRSRGSVSPIRRSASPRRRSLSPVRSRSPLSKSGSPIVRNGNERSPTPGSVSPNGKKVVSRSPSPRSDADE, from the exons ATGTCGCACTTCGGAAGATCTGGCCCTCCAGATATCAAAGACACATTCTCTCTTCTTGTTCTCAACATTACCTTCC GGACATCGGCGGACGATTTGTTTCCTCTTTTCGAAAAGTATGGAAAAGTTGTCGACGTTTTCATTCCCAGAGATCGAAG gACTGGAGATTCACGTGGGTTTGCATTTGTTCGATATAAGTATGCGGACGAGGCCCAGAAAGCAGTTGACAAGCTTGATG gAAGAACTGTTGATGGAAGGGAAATAATGGTTCAGTTTGCTAAGTATGGTCCAAATGCTGAAAGAGT TCACAAAGGAAGGATAATGGAACCGGTATCAAGATCGCGAGACAGGTCAAGAGACAGGTCAAGAAGCCGAAGCCCTCGTCCAAG GTATAGTAGAGATTCACACAGGGATAGAGATTATCGCAGAAGAAGTCGTAGCAGAAGCAGAAGTAGAGGTAGGTCTGATCGTGACAGGAACTATGAAAGGGAACGAGAATATCGTCGTCGAAGCAGGAGTCGCAGTGGAAGCCCTATTAATCACAAGAGAAGGAGCCGTAGCCGAAGCTTGAGCAGGTCTCGTGGAAG CGTATCTCCGATTCGTCGTAGCGCTAGTCCTCGTAGGAGGAGCCTGTCTCCAGTTAGGTCTCGATCACCTTTATCTAAGAGTGGAAGTCCAATTGTTCGTAATGGTAATGAACGTTCTCCTACTCCTGGAAGTGTCTCACCAAATGGTAAAAAGGTGGTTTCGAGAAGCCCATCTCCTCGTTCTGATGCTGAT GAGTGA